GACGCCCACGCCGCGCCCGACGAGCCCGGCCGCGCGCTGCTGGCGCAAGCGGCGGAAGCGACGCGGATATCGGCGCGCGGCTATACCCGGGTGCTGCGCGTCGCGCGGACGATCGCCGACCTGGCCGGCGCCGAGCGCGTCGGGCGGCTGCACGTCGCCGAAGCGCTCTCCTATCGCCGCAGCGCGCCGCGAAGCTGATTGCACGCCGGGCGCCTATCGGTCAGCTTGCCCACGGACGGAAAATAGGGGAACGATCGATGCAGTGGATGCTGTTGCCGCTCCGACGTTATGCCGATTTCCAGGGCCGCTCGCGACGGCTGGAATATTGGATGTTCACACTGTTCCTGACGCTCGTGACGCTCGTCGCGGTGCTGTTCGCGCTGATGACGGGCATGATGAACGCCGATGATTCGCAGCCCGGCAGCTTCTTCCTGATCTTGCTCGGCATCGGCACGATCGCGGTGATCGTGCCGTCGATCGCGGTCCAGGTCCGACGCTTCCACGATCAGGACAAGACCGGCTGGCTCGTGCTGCTCGCCTTCATCCCCTACATCGGCGGGATCATCATCCTGGTCTTCATGTGCCTGCCCGGCACGCGCGGAACCAACCGCTTCGGTCCCGATCCTAAGGAAGACGTCAGCGCCGCGTTCCGCTGACTTGCCCCGGCCGCACCGATCGCCTAGTCGCGGTGATCGGTGCGCCCCTGTGGCGAAATGGTAGACGCATTCGACTCAAAATCGAACGCCGAAAGGCATGCTGGTTCGAGTCCGGCCAGGGGCACCACCCTCCTTACAGCGACCCCGCCTTCAGCCGCTCGACCGCGTGCGCGGCGGCGCGGGCGGTGAGCGCCATATAGGTCAGCGACGGGTTCTGGCACGCCGACGAGCTCATCTGTGCGCCGTCGGTCACGAACAGATTGCCCGCATCATGCGCGCGGCTGAAGCGATCGAGCACCGACCTCTTCGGGTCGAGGCCCATGCGCGCGCCGCCCATCTCGTGGATCGCACCGCCGGCCGGATTGGGCTGGTCGAGGCCCATGATGACCTGTCCGCCCGCATGGCTCAGCATCGCCGCCGCCTCGGCCTTGGCATCGGCGAGCGCCGCGCGCTCCTCCTTGCCAAAGGCGAACGCGATCTCGAGCGCGGGAAGGCCGTTGGCGTCGGTCTTGGTCTTGCTGAGCGTCAAGCGGTTCGACGCGCGCGGCATGCAGTCGGCGAATGCGACTAGCACGATCCGCCATGGCCCCGGCGCCTGGAGCCCGTTCTTGTAATCCGCGCCGATCCCCGCCTCGCGCTTGCCGCGCGTCCAGCCCGATTGCAGCGCGCCGCCCTGGTAGGAGAAGCCGCGCGTGTGGCCCTTGCCGTCGACCGTATCCATGTTGCGAAAGCGCGGGATGACGACGCCGGTCGGGCGATTGCCGAAGGTCGTGAACTTCTCATAACCCGGCATCAGCGCGATCGCCGACAGCGTGCTGGCATGGTCCATGATGTGGG
This is a stretch of genomic DNA from Sphingomonas sp. Y38-1Y. It encodes these proteins:
- a CDS encoding DUF805 domain-containing protein yields the protein MQWMLLPLRRYADFQGRSRRLEYWMFTLFLTLVTLVAVLFALMTGMMNADDSQPGSFFLILLGIGTIAVIVPSIAVQVRRFHDQDKTGWLVLLAFIPYIGGIIILVFMCLPGTRGTNRFGPDPKEDVSAAFR